One Dictyostelium discoideum AX4 chromosome 3 chromosome, whole genome shotgun sequence genomic region harbors:
- the arrA gene encoding ADP-ribosylation factor-related, with protein MGNLIFKLTNCKIGKKILMIGIDDSGKTTMLYKMKTNKIQKTIPTIGFNYEDIELNGATFTIFDVKGGCSINNNLWKYYYKEISAIIFVVNCLDREKIDEVKFEILKLLNDQIDLKQIPILIYLNKYDKEFLFKEDQRHTYYELNRDNPITISELEILLELSNDDNKYNKKWHIEYSSSATGLGINKGIEWLIENCY; from the coding sequence ATGggaaatttaatatttaaactaacaaattgtaaaattggtaaaaaaatattaatgattggAATTGATGATAGTGGTAAAACTACAATGttatataaaatgaaaactaataaaattcaaaaaaccATACCAACAATTGGGTTTAATTATGAagatattgaattaaatggTGCAACTTTTACTATATTCGATGTTAAAGGTGGTtgttcaataaataataatttatggaaatattattataaagaaaTATCGGCAATAATATTTGTAGTTAATTGTTTAGATAGAGAAAAAATTGATGaagttaaatttgaaattttaaaactattaaatgatcaaattgatttaaaacaaattccaattttaatttatttaaataagtatgataaagaatttttGTTTAAGGAAGATCAAAGACACACTTATTATGAACTTAATCGTGATAATCCTATAACAATTTCAGAATTGGAAATACTATtagaattatcaaatgacgataataaatacaataaaaaatggcATATTGAATATTCAAGTAGTGCAACAGGATTAGGTATAAATAAAGGAATTGAATggttaattgaaaattgttattag
- the grlH gene encoding G-protein-coupled receptor family 3 protein 8 (Similar to GPCR): MKNILKILILILICINKINCLDGDGKQFRMIMLLSANVNDMGFNNMMNQGRIGVSKNLQIEDSRLIVVDGENDTKALVEPILQNEDIDFVICSSQGHTVACKYFADKYLKHPTVKTQFLIRGSGSSTANLIQFNYNFASCNYMSGYFAGLHTKTNKIGFLSPGAPKVNDAWVYAFWLGAKQVNPKIQFFYYNVGAFLNPDASERATNDLLERGCDVIGNTLDDFSSGITIMSKGYRTIGTNGFPQKLIYGEKILYSYAYNWTKLFLPIAMSVKAGITNNTNGYGDFNLDESKNFFNIEYSYGVSTDTINRMNQQITFLKSNSRFTHPYYCNEYLPEYTKKNNLNLSTSPTVNNLICIDHSTFLKINPPFPGMTYLGIYNISLVEVEFSQSIQNGFSITTGILIGITILMMIGIIKYSKTPSMRSASPIFLNFILAGGIIVYIGIIVWVGPMSTHSCNARLWLVTLGFSTLIGSLVVKNFRIWLIFDNPELKSIKITNYQLFPWVGACLVINIILMAILTSVGDLKQIDAMNIDSLGKYEYMKVCKMNSSGASTLYTILAYFAALLLVGVFVSWKIRIVDILEFNESGAIANTLYAISFCLFVIVPLMISPQDMQSETIILCTTGLFITTAALLIIFIPKFWRVFRKGANDSEINFNKKKSSSVATARAESGSKGSNGNASSGNRTNRRGNVVSGDFTDDSESSVGDENQKEKEKIKDDVANVTSGAVLAEFTDEASDTDNNEFNDIELSEQPPSIIVNDSENNN; the protein is encoded by the exons atgaaaaatattttaaaaattttaattttaattttaatatgtataaataaaataaattgtcTTGATGGAGATGGAAAACAATTTAGAATGATAATGTTATTATCAGCCAATGTAAATGATATGGgatttaataatatgatGAATCAAGGTAGAATTGGAGTTTCaaagaatttacaaattgaaGATTCAAGATTAATAGTAGTAGATGGAGAGAATGATACCAAAGCCTTAGTTGAACCAATCCTACAAAATGAAGATATCGATTTCGTTATATGTTCTAGCCAAGGTCATACTGTCGCATGTAAATATTTTGCcgataaatatttaaaacatcCAACTGTGAAAACCCAATTCTTAATCAGAGGAAGTGGTTCCTCAACAGCCAATCTAATCCAATTCAACTATAACTTTGCCTCATGCAACTACATGAGTGGTTACTTTGCCGGTTTGCATacaaaaaccaataaaatcGGCTTCCTTTCACCGGGCGCCCCAAAGGTGAATGATGCTTGGGTGTATGCATTCTGGCTTGGAGCAAAACAAGTTAATCCAAAAATCCAATTTTTCTACTACAACGTAGGTGCATTCTTAAATCCAGACGCTTCCGAAAGAGCCACCAACGATCTATTGGAGAGAGGTTGTGATGTCATTGGTAATACATTGGATGATTTCTCAAGTGGTATCACAATTATGTCCAAAGGGTATCGTACGATTGGTACCAATGGTTTCCCACAAAAACTGATCTATGGTGAAAAGATTCTATACAGTTATGCCTACAATTGGACTAAACTATTCTTACCAATTGCTATGAGTGTCAAAGCTGGTATTACCAATAATACCAATGGCTATGGTGATTTCAATCTTGATGAAAGtaaaaactttttcaatataGAATATAGTTATGGTGTTAGCACTGATACAATCAATAGAATGAATCAACAAATTacctttttaaaatcaaattcaagatTTACTCATCCATATTATTGTAATGAATATTTGCCAGAatatactaaaaaaaataatttaaatttatcaacttcaccaactgttaataatttaatttgtattGATCattcaacatttttaaaaattaatccaCCATTTCCTGGTATGACTTATTTAggtatttataatatatcaTTAGTTGaa gtTGAATTTTCACAATCAATCCAAAATGGTTTTTCAATTACAACTGGTATTTTAATTggaattacaattttaatgatgattggtattattaaatatagtAAAACTCCATCAATGAGATCAGCAAGTCCAATTttcttaaattttatattagcCGGTGGTATAATTGTTTATATTGGTATAATTGTTTGGGTTGGTCCAATGAGTACTCATTCATGTAATGCTAGACTTTGGTTAGTTACACTTGGTTTTTCAACATTAATTGGTAGTTTGGTTGTAAAGAATTTTAGAAtttggttaatttttgataatccagaattgaaatcaattaaaattacaaattatcaattattccCATGGGTTGGTGCTTGTTTAGTAATTAATATCATATTAATGGCAATACTAACAAGTGTTGgtgatttaaaacaaatcGATGCAATGAATATTGATTCGTTAGGTAAATATGAGTATATGAAAGTTTGTAAAATGAATAGTTCTGGTGCATCAACATTGTATACGATTTTAGCATATTTCGCAGCACTACTATTGGTTGGTGTATTTGTATCATGGAAGATTAGAATCGTAGATATTCTAGAGTTTAATGAATCTGGTGCAATTGCAAATACATTATATGCTATTAGCTTTTGTTTATTCGTAATTGTACCATTGATGATATCACCACAAGATATGCAATCAGAGACTATTATACTTTGTACAACTGGTTTATTCATTACCACTGCGGctttattgattattttcattccAAAATTCTGGAGAGTATTTAGAAAAGGTGCTAATGAtagtgaaattaattttaataaaaagaaatcatcaTCAGTTGCAACTGCACGTGCTGAAAGTGGTAGTAAAGGTTCAAATGGAAATGCTAGTAGTGGTAATAGAACAAATCGTAGAGGAAATGTTGTATCTGGTGATTTTACTGATGATTCTGAATCATCTGTAGGtgatgaaaatcaaaaagaaaaagaaaaaataaaagatgatGTTGCTAATGTTACCTCTGGTGCAGTTTTGGCTGAATTTACTGATGAAGCTTCAGATacagataataatgaatttaatgatattgaattatcaGAACAACCACCAAGTATTATTGTCAATGAttcagaaaataataattaa
- the grlC gene encoding G-protein-coupled receptor family 3 protein 3 (Similar to GPCR) — translation MKMKIIFLILILIFSINIIKCDKEFKMLTLLTAQVDDLGFNNMINQGRIEVAKGMNIEDSRLLVVEGFNETFKHLLPIVQNDDIDLVICSSSGHLQACRAIAEMYINSTTIKTQFLVRGSSSPTRNLIYISYNYASANYISGYFAALFSKTGKIGFVSPGQAANNNDSFVYAFWVGARQVNPDIKFYYYNIGNYLDVDKTVAATNDLLDMGCDVVGNTLDDFSTGDASIARGFPAIGTNGFPQRHVYGENVIYSYSYNWTKFFLPIAESVKSGNTNNSQWYADFDFDENKNFYHLDYGFEVNQSILDKMNTEIDYLKSTDRMSHPYYCNELIPQYAKENNLKLANVTGITLPIGCVTHQTFLSINKPFPGMTYLGNYKIKLVEVEFSQSLQYGFSITTGVLIAITIIMMLGIVRYKSTPSIRSASPIFLNFILAGGIIVYIGIIVWVGPANDHQCNARLWLVTLGFSTLIGSLVVKNFRIWLIFDNPELKSISITNYQLFPWVGACLVINIILMSILTSVGDLREIDAQGIDSLGKYEFMKVCKMNSSGASTLYTILAYFAALLLVGVFVSWKIRIVDIQEFNESKAIANTLYAISFCLFVIVPLMISPQDKQSETIVLCTAGLFITTAALLIIFTPKFWRVFTLGDGGTNDMFRKKQSNVATARAESSKSSSGPKLNRRGNLVSDDFTDTETSISEKKVNVVAGAVLAEFTDDTISEFDDNNIEQDNDNDNDNNNNNNNNNNNNNNNNNNNNNNNNNNNNNNNNNNNNNNNNNTNTSQPNDEKVEEKQQNDTEEEDKNQ, via the exons atgaaaatgaaaataatatttttaattttaattttaattttttctataaatataataaaatgtgataaagaatttaaaatgttAACATTGTTAACAGCACAAGTTGATGATTTAGgatttaataatatgatTAATCAAGGTAGAATTGAAGTTGCCAAAGGTATGAATATTGAAGATTCAAGATTATTGGTAGTTGAAGGATTTAATGAAActtttaaacatttattaccaattgttcaaaatgatgatattgatttagTTATTTGTTCAAGTTCCGGTCATTTACAAGCATGTAGAGCCATTGCCGAAATGTATATCAATAGTACAACTATTAAAACTCAATTCCTAGTCAGAGGTTCATCATCACCCAcaagaaatttaatttatattagtTACAATTACGCATCTGCCAATTATATCAGTGGTTATTTCGCAGCATTGTTTTCAAAAACTGGTAAAATCGGATTCGTTTCACCTGGTCAAGCTgccaataataatgattcctTTGTTTATGCATTTTGGGTTGGCGCAAGACAAGTTAATCCAGATATCAAATTTTACTACTACAACATTGGTAATTACTTGGACGTTGATAAAACAGTTGCCGCCACCAATGATCTATTGGATATGGGTTGTGATGTAGTTGGTAATACATTGGATGATTTCTCCACTGGTGATGCTTCAATTGCCCGTGGCTTCCCTGCAATTGGTACTAATGGATTCCCACAAAGACATGTGTATGGTGAAAATGTTATTTATAGTTACTCTTACAATTGGACTAAATTTTTCTTACCAATTGCAGAGAGTGTTAAATCTGGTAATACAAATAACTCTCAATGGTATGCTGATTTCgattttgatgaaaataaaaacttttacCATTTAGATTATGGTTTTGAAGTTAATCAAAGTATTCTCGATAAAATGAATActgaaattgattatttaaaaagtacCGACAGAATGTCTCATCCATATTATTGTAATGAATTAATACCACAATACGccaaagaaaataatttaaaattagcCAATGTTACAGGTATCACTCTTCCAATTGGTTGTGTCACTCATCAaacatttttatcaattaataaaccatTCCCTGGTATGACTTATTTAggtaattataaaattaaattagttgaa gtTGAATTTTCACAATCACTTCAATATGGTTTTTCAATTACAACTGGTGTTTTAATTGcaattacaattataatGATGCTTGGTATTGTTAGATATAAGAGTACACCATCAATTAGATCAGCAAGTCCAATTttcttaaattttatattggCAGGTGGTATAATTGTTTATATTGGTATTATAGTTTGGGTTGGTCCAGCAAATGATCATCAATGTAATGCTAGACTTTGGTTAGTTACACTTGGTTTTTCAACATTAATTGGTAGTTTAGTAGTAAAGAATTTTAGAAtttggttaatttttgataatccagaattgaaatcaatttcaattacaaattatcaattattccCATGGGTTGGTGCTTGTTTAGTAATTAATATCATATTAATGTCAATATTAACAAGTGTGGGTGATTTAAGAGAAATCGATGCACAAGGTATTGATTCATTGGGTAAATATGAATTTATGAAAGTTTGTAAAATGAATAGTTCTGGTGCATCAACATTGTATACGATTTTAGCATATTTCGCAGCACTACTATTGGTTGGTGTATTTGTATCATGGAAGATTAGAATCGTAGATATTCaagaatttaatgaatcaaaAGCAATTGCAAATACATTATATGCTATTAGTTTTTGTTTATTCGTAATTGTACCATTAATGATATCACCACAAGATAAACAATCTGAAACCATTGTATTATGTACCGCTGGTTTATTCATTACCACAGCTgctttattaattattttcactCCTAAATTCTGGAGAGTTTTCACATTAGGTGATGGTGGTACAAATGATATGTTTAGAAAGAAACAATCAAATGTTGCAACTGCTCGTGCTGAAAGTAGTAAAAGTTCAAGTGGTCCAAAATTAAATCGTAGAGGTAATTTAGTTTCTGATGATTTCACTGATACCGAAACTTCAATCTCTGAGAAAAAAGTAAATGTTGTAGCTGGTGCTGTACTAGCTGAATTCACTGATGATACAATCTctgaatttgatgataataatattgaacaaGATAACGATAacgataatgataataataataataataataataataataataataataataataataataataataataataataataataataataataataataataataataataataataataataataataataataatactaatactaGTCAACCGAATGATGAAAAAGTtgaagaaaaacaacaaaatgataccgaagaagaagataaaaatcaataa
- a CDS encoding carbohydrate-binding domain-containing protein — MKKRVTIRFYVKKKLEYGQRLKVCGSVRGLGSWNSKSAIQMNWTENDWWTGEFQFEATSNLPKNNFKLETSSYYFRNKNQYHNNNNNNNNNEGFIDQQQINNLFSNSKKQNHLPKSSSSSSSSFSSSSISSYTVEEDDYFGNNNNNNNNYNNQSVDNNSFMNNQMSSYDENNNNNNNNNNNNNNNNNNNGYNNGYNSDTLNYGCGDGSSNSVNYQLSNSQSLSPSLKGTSPQLIEFDYKYMYESYDCQYWEKGANHRVSFMMWSNDFSNEEEEIYIEIRDEYEGGNEVFPTLDYRSLSKVSSPPLYSLDELSLIDSNSNINNNNTTSTPSSSITTTTLTSNNSNDDLVGLQFKYSFLQPLESQIIPRFPAQICTFVVMDEGDSEFHSVNLVSQFFGTDSQKSLRMYPVTRAGSSNTIWIGQIYSPQPMKFEYHYVVTSSNNRGIYWEKEKRTFSTSNCNDNLVINNDGMIKYSDVSDSWVKTGFVGLLEQDYNCSISCVVQLLYHIVPLRNIIKNLGGKIGFPFTQCLAKIFTSMEMGFGTTDISPLPNSIGSQDSAEILDIIVNALIEEISRISKNNNDYSLSIECCKLFEGEQQHTYVCIDKDGRINSMKTSNEKFVNIILPVKGFSSLEDSLEFYKHSEEKSVVGDGSIYESMNEFVTIPDILIFQLDRTDYENRKTIKVSNNFSFPKSLDITSHNGDRVKFKIVGILCHSGSDFYGGGHFFLFIHQNNKFYKFDGSNVSISNNQEAIINNFGGDSNQTAYVLIYQKINQLDSFN; from the exons atgaaaaaaagagTAACAATTAGATTTTatgttaaaaagaaattagaatATGGGCAAAGATTAAAAGTATGTGGATCAGTTAGAGGATTGGGTAGTTGGAATTCAAAATCTGCCATCCAAATGAATTGGACAGAGAATGATTGGTGGACTGGTGAGTTTCAATTTGAAGCTACTTCAAATTTACCCAAAAACAACTTCAAATTAGAAACATCATCATattattttagaaataaaaatcaatatcataataataataataataacaacaacaatgaGGGTTTTAttgatcaacaacaaattaataatttattttcaaatagtaaaaaacaaaatcatttaccaaaatcatcatcatcctcatcatcatcattctcatcatcatcaatttcatcatacACTGTAGAAGAGGATGAttattttggtaataataataataataataacaactaCAATAATCAAAGTGTAGACAATAATAGTTTCATGAATAATCAAATGTCATcatatgatgaaaataataataataataataataataataataataataataataataataataataatggttatAATAATGGTTATAATAGTGATACATTAAATTATGGATGTGGTGATGGTAGTTCAAATAGtgtaaattatcaattaagtAATTCACAATCATTATCTCCATCACTTAAAGGTACATCACCACAATTGATCGAATttgattataaatatatgtaTGAATCTTATGATTGTCAATATTGGGAGAAAGGAGCAAATCATCGTGTTTCTTTTATGATGTGGTCAAATGATTTCtcaaatgaagaagaagaaatttATATTGAAATTAGAGATGAATATGAAGGT gGTAATGAAGTTTTCCCAACATTAGATTATAGATCATTAAGTAAAgtatcatcaccaccattataTAGTTTGgatgaattatcattaatcgatagtaatagtaatattaataataataatacaacatcaacaccatcatcatcaataacaactacaacattaacatcaaataatagtaatgatgaTTTGGTTGGattacaatttaaatattcatttttacaaCCATTGGAATCACAAATTATACCAAGATTTCCAGCACAAATTTGTACATTTGTTGTGATGGATGAAGGTGATTCTGAATTTCATTCAGTGAATTTAGTTAGTCAATTCTTTGGTACCGATAGTCAGAAATCATTGAGAATGTATCCAGTGACAAGAGCAGGATCATCTAATACCATTTGGATAGGTCAAATCTATTCACCACAACCAATGAAATTTGAATATCATTATGTTGTAACAAGTAGTAATAATCGTGGTATCTATTGGGAGAAAGAGAAACGTACATTTTCAACATCGAattgtaatgataatttgGTGATCAATAATGATGGTATGATAAAGTACTCCGATGTGTCTGATAGTTGGGTGAAGACTGGTTTCGTGGGTCTATTGGAACAGGATTACAATTGTTCGATATCGTGTGTCGTTCAATTATTATATCATATAGTACCATTACGTAATATCATCAAGAATTTGGGTGGAAAGATTGGGTTCCCTTTCACCCAATGTTTGGCAAAGATTTTCACTTCAATGGAGATGGGATTCGGAACCACCGATATATCACCTCTACCCAATTCAATAGGGTCACAGGATTCTGCAGAGATATTGGATATCATTGTCAATGCTTTGATCGAGGAGATATCAAGAATttcaaagaataataatgattacaGTTTGTCAATCGAGTGTTGTAAATTGTTTGAGGGTGAACAACAACATACCTACGTTTGTATCGATAAGGATGGTAGAATCAACTCTATGAAAACTAGTAATGAAAAGTTTGTAAATATCATATTACCAGTGAAAGGATTCAGTTCCTTGGAGGACTCGTTGGAGTTCTATAAACATAGTGAGGAGAAATCGGTGGTTGGCGATGGTAGCATCTATGAATCTATGAATGAGTTTGTAACGATTCctgatattttaatattccaATTGGATCGTACAGATTATGAAAATAGAAAAACTATAAAggtttcaaataatttcagTTTTCCAAAATCATTAGATATCACTAGTCATAATGGTGATAGagttaaattcaaaatagtTGGTATCCTTTGTCATTCAGGTTCTGACTTTTATGGTGGTGgtcatttctttttattcattcatcaaaataataaattttataaatttgatggttcaaatgtttcaatttcaaataatcaagaagcaatcattaataattttggtggTGATTCAAATCAAACTGCTT atgttttgatttatcaaaaaataaatcaattagatagttttaattaa
- a CDS encoding 1-aminocyclopropane-1-carboxylate synthase: MDNYKSFSKNAKKILNSPICNNKMQTAHYTAMENLFCPETNKDGYISLGIAENVLSFDVMKDKLSVDPNFCQRLTQYSDMGGFRDCRESIANLLQNHLFKYKPINKPELLVNYKQIILANGATPLLENIFNMFCDQDEVALIPSPMFPNFIPFAGQRFGVKIVGVKSEVYNHDNTNNNNDNKIIDFELNLEEFEKQYQLHPVKLVVLCNPNNPTGYIFSKKQIKQLVDWCRKKKIHLLSDEIYALSIFNGNYCSGTREDNEDGNGNDDNDDDIFEKDGANFEIPTNSFSSIYDICKGDMGEYVHLVSSFSKDFGLNGFRAGYFFSQNLDVQRYLLSTSNYYSCSNIVQSALINIIEDKKYLCSFIKENQKRLTSSYNFATKTLEHFNIPYLKSSAGLFITIDLRKCLNKLPSSLELKDNDCPFKKEIQLWELLFENKVFLNPGKLCYFDEPGFYRLIFTLSNEFVYNGIERISKVYNQLLLNN; this comes from the coding sequence atggataattataaatcattttcaaaaaatgcaaagaaaattttaaattcaccgatttgtaataataaaatgcaAACTGCACATTATACAGCAATGGAGAATTTATTTTGTCCAGAAACTAATAAAGATGGCTATATTAGTTTAGGGATTGCAGAAAAtgttttatcatttgatgtAATGAAAGATAAATTAAGTGTTGATCCAAATTTTTGTCAAAGATTAACTCAATATAGTGATATGGGTGGATTTAGAGATTGTCGTGAATCAATTGCaaatttattacaaaatCATCTATTTAAGTATAAACCAATAAATAAACCTGAATTATTAGTTaattataaacaaataatattggCAAATGGAGCAACACCATTATTAGAAAATATATTCAATATGTTTTGTGATCAAGATGAGGTTGCATTAATACCATCACCAATGTTTCCAAATTTTATTCCATTCGCAGGTCAAAGATTTGGTGTTAAAATCGTTGGTGTTAAAAGTGAAGTTTATAATCAtgataatactaataataataatgataataaaataattgatttcgaattaaatttagaagaGTTTGAAAAACAATATCAACTTCATCCAGTTAAATTGGTTGTTTTATgtaatccaaataatccaACTGgttatatattttcaaagaaacaaattaaacaattagtTGATTGGTgtagaaaaaagaaaattcatttattaagtGATGAAATTTATGcactttcaatttttaatggaAATTATTGTAGTGGTACAAGAgaagataatgaagatggtaatggtaatgacgataatgatgatgatatttttgaaaaagatggtgcaaattttgaaataccAACAAATTCATTCTCAAGTATTTATGATATATGTAAAGGTGATATGGGAGAATATGTTCATTTagtatcatcattttcaaaagattTCGGATTGAATGGATTTAGAGctggttattttttttcacaaaatCTAGATGTTCAAagatatttattatcaacatcaaatTACTATTCTTGTAGTAACATCGTACAATCggcattaattaatataatagaGGATAAGAAATACCTTTGCTCATTTATAAAAGAGAATCAAAAAAGGTTAACATCATCATATAATTTTGCAACTAAAACATTGGAACATTTTAATATACCctatttaaaatcatctgCTGGTTTATTCATAACAATTGATCTTAgaaaatgtttaaataaattaccatcatcattagaattaaaagataatgattgtccatttaaaaaagaaattcaattatgggaattattatttgaaaataaagtttttttaaatcctgGAAAACTTTGTTACTTTGATGAACCTGGTTTTTATAGATTAATATTCACtttatcaaatgaatttgTTTATAATGGAATTGAAAGAATTTCAAAAGtttataatcaattattattaaataattaa
- the gnt13 gene encoding hypothetical protein — MNINTLIINFNKVKRMKNFLILTLLVVMVVVFLQGPTLMINNSGQGMGHNVEKIKLEPHVKIQRENLERKKIPPKQDFTDGLHASFTTIPFYYKANGIINQNTNKLYRNYQITIVTQTTVDRLSKVSMMAEKWKAPLSVAVFIKDSENPKAEIEKLEKHIENDYPALSYYSDIHILISNKTRYPVNNLRNLAIEHSRTDLVFIMDADFLPPLGLHDYILSQKYYFNIKPSNQHYFKNNLLNFYHKKPLNNNDNNNDYNNNPSKIPYDQIIDYSTNINTDSEFNNINYNMENLNENEYLKNINNNNNNNDNNYNNNNNNNNNNNNNNNNNNNNNNNNNNNNNNNNNNNNNNNNNNNNIDNNIDNKIDNIDNNIDNNNNIDNINNNNNINNIDNNNSNYNDNNNNNNNNNNNNNNNNNNNNNNNNNNNNNNNNNNNNNNNNNNNNNNNNNNNNNNNNNEPLKVAFVIPSFSSHIPPSQHPNNKMDMIDLVKSSKIEPSNSRVCKKCHSPTNFEKWMDAVEPYEVEYKWIFEPYLVFNKTQNIPFDERLKGYGFDKNSHAFSMAVEGFHFVVLPDSFIIHVNHSPSTWEGPSLDEQQWDALRVVCEIIPDVKIKNGYNPNVVLFNEPLPNECFSDHHW, encoded by the exons atgaatataaatacacttattataaactttaataaagttaaaaGAATGAAgaactttttaattttaacattaTTGGTAGTAATGGTAGTTGTATTTTTACAAGGTCCAACAttgatgataaataattCAGGGCAAGGCATGGGTCACAATGTTGAAAAGATAAAATTGGAACCACATGTAAAAATACAAAGAGAGAATCtagagagaaaaaaaataccCCCAAAACAAGATTTTACAGATGGATTACATGCATCATTCACAACGATTCCATTCTATTATAAAGCCAATGGTATCATCAACCAAAACACCAATAAACTCTATAGAAACTATCAGATCACCATTGTCACACAGACCACAGTCGATAGATTATCAAAGGTGTCAATGATGGCAGAGAAATGGAAGGCACCATTATCAGTGGCCGTCTTTATAAAGGATTCAGAGAATCCAAAGGCAGAGATAGAGAAATTGGAGAAACACATCGAAAATGATTATCCTGCATTGTCCTACTATTCAGATATTCATATATTAATATCGAATAAAACTCGTTATCCAGTTAACAACTTACGTAATTTAGCGATTGAACATTCACGTACTGATTTAGTTTTCATTATGGATGCTGATTTCTTACCACCATTAGGTTTACATGATTACATTTTATCACAAAAATATTACTTTAACATCAAACCTTCAAACCaacattattttaaaaataaccttttaaatttctatCATAAGAAacctttaaataataatgataataataatgattataataataatccttCAAAAATACCATATGATCAAATTATTGACTATAgtacaaatattaataccgattcagaatttaataatattaattacaatatggaaaatttaaatgaaaatgaatatttaaaaaatataaataataataataataataatgataataattataataataataataataataataataataataataataataataataataataataataataataataataataataataataataataataataataataataataataataataataataataataataatatagataataatatagataataaaatagataatatagataataatatagataataataataatatagataatataaataataataataatataaataatatagataacaataatagtaattataatgataataataataataataataataataataataataataataataataataataataataataataataataataataataataataataataataataataataataataataataataataataacaataataataataataataataataataataataataataataatgaaccaTTAAAGGTTGCATTTGTTATTCCATCATTTTCAAGTCATATACCGCCAAGTCAacatccaaataataaaatggatATGATAGATTTGGTTAAAAGTAGTAAAATTGAGCCATCAA atagtAGAGTTTGTAAAAAATGTCATTCACCAACTAATTTCGAAAAATGGATGGATGCAGTGGAACCATATGAAGTTGAATATAAATGGATTTTTGAACcatatttagtttttaataaaactcaAAATATACCATTCGATGAAAGATTAAAAGGATATGGATTCGATAAGAATTCTCATGCTTTCTCGATGGCAGTAGAAGGTTTCCACTTTGTAGTATTACCAGATTCTTTCATTATACACGTAAATCATAGTCCATCAACATGGGAGGGTCCATCTTTAGATGAACAACAATGGGATGCCCTAAGAGTAGTTTGTGAAATTATACCAGATGTTAAAATTAAGAATGGTTATAATCCAAACgttgtattatttaatgaaccATTACCAAATGAATGTTTCAGTGATCATCAttggtaa